A region from the Populus trichocarpa isolate Nisqually-1 chromosome 18, P.trichocarpa_v4.1, whole genome shotgun sequence genome encodes:
- the LOC7489450 gene encoding reticulon-like protein B21 isoform X5: protein MDVGRRRAGVKTSVVAGSVWENRMKLDEVKGGIKVFNGEENVEESRSSNGDVGKKMVKRGQTGTSASVAMSGKRKTWKSESLDGPIQIAKGKNTEQLCKELSVSVDGIKKNPVQARRGRSEGSNKVLSLSVDGIDKSSIQVKKGSKELDGIVRSPIQVKKGRSEPNKEVGVSVDGNEKSPRQIRKQRSDIKEVVEYDVELRKVKSDSVKVAEQSEIGKDPVLDGGVERNSVQLRMAKSEADKVLDESVNGIEKSPPEIEETGSEETCKESGVCQEKVISISETTESVEKPPPKLLVDNPPPLDDDDDVVIDGDEDIEGDEDEEEIEEEIEIQIEKKSLDIKEINIAEEKPKKVETNVAEQKPKKVEICIPEQKPKKVVSEVKKVQQFNNRTAPASSIVNKQPPPVIKRATLYQNLAKAAPNPSIPVANEYQNFKETRRHSKLQNLVDLVMWRDVSRSTLAFGMGTFIIISSSYTKDLNVSFISVMSYLGLVYLATIFLYRSLICRGVIDIDDDGSYVLGEGEAIWLLKLVLPYLNECLLKIRALFSGDPATTMKMAVLLFVFARCGSSITIWKMARLGFFGVFTVPKVCSSYSTQLTAYGKFWIRRFRDAWESCSHKKAVALCIFTLVWNLSSMVARIWAVFMMFVAVRYYQQTMERDDWVVEEEVDTEADGTWHGDIAGQRQGSGPTSVEVNKVKKGS from the exons TGTGGGTAGGAGAAGAGCTGGGGTTAAAACTAGTGTAGTAGCAGGTTCTGTGTGGGAGAACAGAATGAAACTTGATGAAGTTAAAGGTGGAATTAAGGTATTTAATGGAGAAGAGAATGTTGAAGAGAGTAGAAGTAGTAATGGAGATGTTGGAAAAAAGATGGTAAAGAGAGGACAGACTGGTACAAGTGCTAGTGTGGCTATGAGTGGCAAGAGAAAGACTTGGAAATCTGAGAGCTTAGATGGTCCAATTCAGATTGCAAAGGGAAAAAATACTGAACAGCTCTGTAAAGAATTGAGTGTTTCGGTTGATGGAATCAAGAAAAATCCAGTTCAGGCAAGAAGGGGAAGATCTGAAGGGAGTAATAAGGTGCTTAGCTTGTCAGTTGATGGTATTGATAAAAGCTCAATTCAGGTCAAGAAAGGAAGTAAAGAGCTTGATGGGATTGTAAGAAGTCCAATTCAGGTCAAGAAAGGAAGATCTGAACCAAATAAGGAGGTTGGTGTTTCTGTTGATGGAAATGAGAAAAGCCCGAGGCAGATAAGGAAGCAAAGATCTGATATAAAAGAGGTTGTTGAATATGATGTAGAATTGAGGAAAGTAAAATCTGATTCTGTTAAGGTTGCAGAGCAGTCTGAAATAGGTAAAGATCCTGTACTTGACGGTGGGGTTGAAAGGAATTCAGTTCAGTTAAGGATGGCGAAGTCAGAAGCTGACAAGGTACTGGATGAATCTGTTAATGGAATTGAGAAGAGCCCACCTGAAATTGAGGAGACTGGATCTGAGGAAACTTGTAAAGAGTCTGGTGTGTGCCAGGAAAAGGTCATTTCTATCAGTGAAACCACTGAGTCAGTAGAGAAACCACCTCCCAAGCTTTTGGTAGATAATCCTCCTCCTcttgatgatgacgatgatgttGTTATTGATGGTGATGAAGATATTGAGGgagatgaagatgaggaagaaatcgaagaagaaattgagattcagattgaaaagaaaagcttAGATATTAAGGAGATTAACATAGCAGAAGAGAAGCCTAAGAAG GTGGAAACAAATGTAGCAGAACAAAAGCCCAAGAAGGTGGAGATTTGTATACCAGAACAGAAGCCTAAGAAAGTAGTGAGTGAAGTGAAAAAAGTTCAGCAATTTAACAACAGAACAGCACCAGCTTCTTCGATTGTGAATAAACAACCTCCTCCTGTAATAAAGAGAGCAACTCTTTATCAAAATCTTGCAAAGGCTGCTCCTAATCCAT CAATTCCAGTTGCTAATGAATACCAGAATTTCAAAGAAACTCGTAGACATAGCAAGCTTCAAAATCTAG TGGATCTAGTAATGTGGAGAGACGTATCAAGATCTACATTAGCCTTTGGAATGGGTAcatttatcataatctcatcCTCCTATACTAAAGACCTCAATGTCAG TTTCATTTCTGTGATGTCCTATCTGGGACTTGTTTATCTTGCTACCATTTTTCTGTATAGATCGCTTATTTGCAG GGGAGTCATAGATATAGATGATGATGGAAGCTATGTGCTGGGTGAGGGTGAGGCAATTTGGTTGTTAAAGTTGGTTCTGCCATACTTGAATGAGTGCTTGTTGAAAATTAGAGCCCTTTTTTCTGGTGATCCTGCAACTACAATGAAG ATGGCTGTGTTGCTCTTTGTTTTTGCCAGGTGTGGCAGCTCCATCACCATTTGGAAGATGGCAAGATTGG GCTTTTTTGGAGTCTTCACTGTACCAAAAGTCTGCTCTTCCTACTCCACACAGTTAACTGCTTATG GTAAATTCTGGATTCGACGATTTCGTGATGCTTGGGAATCATGCTCGCACAAGAAAGCCGTGGCCTTGTGCATCTTCACCCTCGTATGGAACCTCTCTTCAATGGTGGCTCGCATCTGGGCAG TGTTCATGATGTTCGTGGCCGTCCGATATTATCAACAGACGATGGAGAGAGATGATtgggtggtggaggaggaggtggacACAGAAGCTGATGGAACGTGGCATGGAGACATTGCAGGACAAAGACAAGGGAGTGGTCCCACTTCCGTGGAAGTGAATAAAGTGAAAAAGGGATCCTAA
- the LOC7489450 gene encoding reticulon-like protein B21 isoform X1: MDVGRRRAGVKTSVVAGSVWENRMKLDEVKGGIKVFNGEENVEESRSSNGDVGKKMVKRGQTGTSASVAMSGKRKTWKSESLDGPIQIAKGKNTEQLCKELSVSVDGIKKNPVQARRGRSEGSNKVLSLSVDGIDKSSIQVKKGSKELDGIVRSPIQVKKGRSEPNKEVGVSVDGNEKSPRQIRKQRSDIKEVVEYDVELRKVKSDSVKVAEQSEIGKDPVLDGGVERNSVQLRMAKSEADKVLDESVNGIEKSPPEIEETGSEETCKESGVCQEKVISISETTESVEKPPPKLLVDNPPPLDDDDDVVIDGDEDIEGDEDEEEIEEEIEIQIEKKSLDIKEINIAEEKPKKVEKNVAEQKPKKVESNVAEQKPKKVETNVAEQKPKKVEICIPEQKPKKVVSEVKKVQQFNNRTAPASSIVNKQPPPVIKRATLYQNLAKAAPNPSIPVANEYQNFKETRRHSKLQNLVDLVMWRDVSRSTLAFGMGTFIIISSSYTKDLNVSFISVMSYLGLVYLATIFLYRSLICRGVIDIDDDGSYVLGEGEAIWLLKLVLPYLNECLLKIRALFSGDPATTMKMAVLLFVFARCGSSITIWKMARLGFFGVFTVPKVCSSYSTQLTAYGKFWIRRFRDAWESCSHKKAVALCIFTLVWNLSSMVARIWAVFMMFVAVRYYQQTMERDDWVVEEEVDTEADGTWHGDIAGQRQGSGPTSVEVNKVKKGS, encoded by the exons TGTGGGTAGGAGAAGAGCTGGGGTTAAAACTAGTGTAGTAGCAGGTTCTGTGTGGGAGAACAGAATGAAACTTGATGAAGTTAAAGGTGGAATTAAGGTATTTAATGGAGAAGAGAATGTTGAAGAGAGTAGAAGTAGTAATGGAGATGTTGGAAAAAAGATGGTAAAGAGAGGACAGACTGGTACAAGTGCTAGTGTGGCTATGAGTGGCAAGAGAAAGACTTGGAAATCTGAGAGCTTAGATGGTCCAATTCAGATTGCAAAGGGAAAAAATACTGAACAGCTCTGTAAAGAATTGAGTGTTTCGGTTGATGGAATCAAGAAAAATCCAGTTCAGGCAAGAAGGGGAAGATCTGAAGGGAGTAATAAGGTGCTTAGCTTGTCAGTTGATGGTATTGATAAAAGCTCAATTCAGGTCAAGAAAGGAAGTAAAGAGCTTGATGGGATTGTAAGAAGTCCAATTCAGGTCAAGAAAGGAAGATCTGAACCAAATAAGGAGGTTGGTGTTTCTGTTGATGGAAATGAGAAAAGCCCGAGGCAGATAAGGAAGCAAAGATCTGATATAAAAGAGGTTGTTGAATATGATGTAGAATTGAGGAAAGTAAAATCTGATTCTGTTAAGGTTGCAGAGCAGTCTGAAATAGGTAAAGATCCTGTACTTGACGGTGGGGTTGAAAGGAATTCAGTTCAGTTAAGGATGGCGAAGTCAGAAGCTGACAAGGTACTGGATGAATCTGTTAATGGAATTGAGAAGAGCCCACCTGAAATTGAGGAGACTGGATCTGAGGAAACTTGTAAAGAGTCTGGTGTGTGCCAGGAAAAGGTCATTTCTATCAGTGAAACCACTGAGTCAGTAGAGAAACCACCTCCCAAGCTTTTGGTAGATAATCCTCCTCCTcttgatgatgacgatgatgttGTTATTGATGGTGATGAAGATATTGAGGgagatgaagatgaggaagaaatcgaagaagaaattgagattcagattgaaaagaaaagcttAGATATTAAGGAGATTAACATAGCAGAAGAGAAGCCTAAGAAGGTGGAAAAAAATGTAGCAGAACAAAAGCCTAAGAAGGTGGAATCAAATGTAGCGGAACAAAAGCCCAAGAAGGTGGAAACAAATGTAGCAGAACAAAAGCCCAAGAAGGTGGAGATTTGTATACCAGAACAGAAGCCTAAGAAAGTAGTGAGTGAAGTGAAAAAAGTTCAGCAATTTAACAACAGAACAGCACCAGCTTCTTCGATTGTGAATAAACAACCTCCTCCTGTAATAAAGAGAGCAACTCTTTATCAAAATCTTGCAAAGGCTGCTCCTAATCCAT CAATTCCAGTTGCTAATGAATACCAGAATTTCAAAGAAACTCGTAGACATAGCAAGCTTCAAAATCTAG TGGATCTAGTAATGTGGAGAGACGTATCAAGATCTACATTAGCCTTTGGAATGGGTAcatttatcataatctcatcCTCCTATACTAAAGACCTCAATGTCAG TTTCATTTCTGTGATGTCCTATCTGGGACTTGTTTATCTTGCTACCATTTTTCTGTATAGATCGCTTATTTGCAG GGGAGTCATAGATATAGATGATGATGGAAGCTATGTGCTGGGTGAGGGTGAGGCAATTTGGTTGTTAAAGTTGGTTCTGCCATACTTGAATGAGTGCTTGTTGAAAATTAGAGCCCTTTTTTCTGGTGATCCTGCAACTACAATGAAG ATGGCTGTGTTGCTCTTTGTTTTTGCCAGGTGTGGCAGCTCCATCACCATTTGGAAGATGGCAAGATTGG GCTTTTTTGGAGTCTTCACTGTACCAAAAGTCTGCTCTTCCTACTCCACACAGTTAACTGCTTATG GTAAATTCTGGATTCGACGATTTCGTGATGCTTGGGAATCATGCTCGCACAAGAAAGCCGTGGCCTTGTGCATCTTCACCCTCGTATGGAACCTCTCTTCAATGGTGGCTCGCATCTGGGCAG TGTTCATGATGTTCGTGGCCGTCCGATATTATCAACAGACGATGGAGAGAGATGATtgggtggtggaggaggaggtggacACAGAAGCTGATGGAACGTGGCATGGAGACATTGCAGGACAAAGACAAGGGAGTGGTCCCACTTCCGTGGAAGTGAATAAAGTGAAAAAGGGATCCTAA